The DNA sequence TTGGCAGCCAACAATAGGATTGGATTGGGACTAAATCAAAGAATAAAACGATATTGAAATGAATAGTATTAACAAATATTTCCCAGAAGATTTTGGGTTCAACCTAAGGCTGACTAGGACAGATCAATCAACTTGATCCGACACAGTAAGCCTACATGTCATACGTAAGTAAATCCACAAGAGAGACAATATTGCAAAGGCAGGACCATGTTCGATGGAAGGCGTAGGGGTAGGCAATCGAAAACGTTTGACGGGGAAATTTCTGTCAATATTAGCTAGTCCTACTGAGTGGGCAAGTAACCTTTCCCGCGCTCTTCCTAAAAATActatttgtgatgtcataaaggtcTAACGTTCCATGACGTATCATGTAGCCCTAAATTACAGTCCCTGCCTGCAATATTGTCCACACTCTCGACCTGAACTCAAGCTTGAATGTAACCAACACAGACAAGGACATGCTTTTTGAGATATAAAATAGCTTGAATGGATGAAGAAAGGGTAAGCTAAATTACTTCATGCAATATTGGGGGAAAGTAAAAAAGGGTAAAGCAATATAAGCAGATATTTCTTGTAAAAAGCTATAACATATTGTAAAGCAAATGTACCATTCTTTATAAAGTCACCAGCTTAGCGctgatatggctgtagctctatttatgatgtcctctgcacagatctactctgacattgacatattattacttattggaatgtctgtccttcaggtagcacagagggaggatggtgatcctcagagggaaggaaaggaagttGTTGAGGAAGAACCTGTGGCCACACCCAAAGAGGAGGCCAAGAAGGGAAGGAAGGTAAGATGGCAGGAGTGACAGAGCACATAATAGGCCTACTGGGTTACACTCTGTACCTGATAGCAGTCATAccatagatatctatatatctcagataacaacatacgtagtagctgttttcaaaacgTGTTTTAAGAGCTGCTTTGACCTGGCCCATAGCCTATTTATAaattgtctcagagtaggagtgcttatctaggatcagttttgcatttgagatcataatgaatacaatTATTTGGGCAAGGTTGAGCCCACACCTTTTCTGATGAACTTTATGTATACGGGCCCTGGTGTTACATGTCTGCCATCATTTGAGCTCtggaatctgttctgttctatcctaggcAAAAAGTAAGAGGAGTGGCAAGAAGTCAAGGAAGCTGGGCACTGACAACGATGCAGGTCAGAGATTTACCTCTGTAGTACTACATTGTTTCTCTATTCTGTCTGTGATGTGAGGTTGTGCTATCCATTTTCAAtgaaactgtagtctactgtaatcagTAAGAAAGGTCACATAGATAGCTTTATTAAAATAGGCCTATTCTAAAACCCTTAAACAATGAAATCAGAGTATTAAGAGATAAAACGTCTGATTTCTCTTTAATTTTGTTTCTACTTCCTCTACGGCAATCACATCTTTAGTCTCCAGGAATAAACACCTGGATAGAGGATCTGTAATTGAGCTCCTGGAGAAGAAAGCTGTTCAGGCTACATTCGGCCCAGGCAACAAGGATGAGATGGAATACTCctacccaatcctcatctcattcctgcgcaatcttactgatgagtatgttaaaagtttttctgtaatgttcaacatttatgaaatattgtgcagtgggaactaaacactaactaaaacacttattttaaattgtctaggcagtggcaagtgatctacaaaggactaaaaaaccctgtaagtttccctacctgcctttgacctttgatgtgtcaatgatctgttgaattcagagattagccatcaagtcatattctgttattcatgttctctgtcagacttcatcaaactttgaattcagtcacagacaagaataacaatgttgatcaaatgcattctgttcgatctagaatactttacatcacagttccattgaaaagactgtttttgttctgtttgttcaAAACAGATGACGAAGGAACAGCTTGCCAAATTGTGCAAGACAATTGTAACCTTCATCGCACAGACCACCCTGAAGATCCTGCTGCCAGCCCTGGCCCGCGTACTTGGGGTAAAGGACTTTGCTGACGAcgacactgactcacccaagaggggtggcagtgcaagatcctttgctgcctttgatcaggaaagactggagctcatccaggaagttaGATATCTGGCGAAGAAAATGTATAAGGGCGGCACAGGGGCTCAACATCTCAGGTCCCTAACACCCTCTTCTAAGAGGTATGTTCCCCTCAAGGTTTTCATGTATGGATTTCACCAAGATCATCTATCCCAGTGTTAGCTAATGCAATTTACTCTATCTGATGTAGTACAAAATGTAATGTATCAGCCTTTGAGCATATTCAAATGAATGAGCATGTAAAGCGATCAAAAGGACATGTAGATATTTAGAATACTAAAATTACAACGCTTGACCGATTTGCCAAGTTAAGACAGGAATTATCATGCTTTGCTTGTTCGttttaaagttcccagacctcagtgaaagtcctcctgggaatgacagaggacagaatcatcaaaagtgtccaggagcaactgtcTGATCATAATATCCTGTCCTCCTGCCCACCTGAGCTGACTGTTGGTCTTATCAAGGTGGTGGTCGAACAGCTTAACTCTGCCCTCTCTGCGACCATCAGCAGAGCCATTTCAGGGCGGTCCTCCCCTATTTCTTCTGGTACCCAGGCCGCTGAACAaatggtcaacatggtccagaaatgttttgatgatcACACCACCCCAGAGGACCAGAGCTCTACCTCTGTATTAGAGTCATGCATTCCACCTGCAACAGAAGAAGTGATGACTGTTATCACAGAGATGGTGGGTGAATTGGAAAAAGAAGATCCGGAATTGGCTAAGGTTTTTCGAGAAGTGGCTGTGAAAGTTAAAATGTTGGCATCTGGCAGTGACCTTGTAGtagagcacctggatgttgaagactctcctgttccagaggagctgaacataatatgtacatcttgcaaagcaatgatgcaaaatcttggcactctgtttagtgtgaagttcaagaccaaagcctcaaaggctgtgagtgaaattcttgtgagaaggttaatgagcgatatctctggtatggttcAACCTTCTCATTCGTTTAGTACCACTCCAAGCTTGATGAATGCATCTAGCCCATCTGACAGGATCCTTGATTCTGCGGCCACTGAGCTCATACTGACCAAAGTAGAATCTGAGGCATCACAAATAATTGATAACTTTGTTGAAGATGTCAAGGACATTGTGCAGTATGCTGAATTAGATCAGCCAACAAGCACCCAGAGAGATACCCAAGTGGGACACTGTACGACAAAGCGGAAACCCTTCCATGCAGCTCGTAGACTCTGCGAGAGACTTCAGGCAAAGCTGGAGACATTGTTCCTCAGAATGGGTGGAGCTCCAGTCCAAGGGGAAGAACTTATGGAAAAAGCTGACTCCAGTGCTGTGCTTCTGGAGCATACTGACTCCAGTGATCTGCCTGTTTCAATCCTGAGCTTGCCTTCCCCATGTAGGAGTGAATCCCCTATATCAGAACGTAGTTCATCTTCTTTATCTGATGGATGTGATTCAACTGACTCTGTAGGAGAGAAAACACCAGAGCAACCTGAAACCAGTAAGAGTGAGGCAATACTGCAAGTGGTCAACTCAACAGGACTTGGTTCTCTCCGTAAATGCCAAAGTGAGAACTCTCAaccattactgtctctctgtgattccAACATGGTGCCCTGCACCAAAGAGGTCTTGTCCCAGATTGTGACCATGTATAGGTCAGAGGTGGCAGATTTGGAATGCACATCATCTGTTGCAGAGGGTTCCTCTTACAACTCCCTTGAAGTCTGTGGCTTTTTGGACAGTGTCATGTCTTATCTAGAAGACATGCCTGTGTCTGGTTCTTCATGGTTGGAAGGATTAAGAGATACTCCAGCCTCAGTCATTGAGAAACTCTCCAGTGAGGAGTTCCAGATGAACGCTACCAACGAAGTGCGAAAAATACTGATCAAATCAGTCAGTAGCTTTCCCAGCAAAGTCAGTTCCAGCCAGACAGATTCTCAGATGTTGCCAGCAAAATCAACAATTTCCTTAAGGCATACAGATATAACTGCTTTTGAAATCGTTGgatcaattacaaatgacatgaagagccttttcccacccacagagtcttctactactctatggcaggcagactctatgcttcaacagagtgatgagaaaacctcagagtacactgaggccacacccaaaggctcacagtctggtttggaagtatctgagaagaagatctggacaactgcaaagactatttaccacaatgtgaagacaaagatgatgaattattttacatggcaaaatcaagtcaaagcaacaacggctcaagccAAAAAGACCCTCAGCCATATTCTGGTTTTAATTCAGAAAGAGCTGGCAAAATCTGACCAAACGGTGACTGCGCTTTCACAAATAGAGAATGTGGTTGGAATGATGCTGAAGGATGTTGAAAGGGTAAGCAGTGAATGTGGTGAGGAACTGATCTATCAAGCGCCACAGCGTtcttcctcctcgttgtcatcctcatctgccagatcaaagaagtcagagtgggaattttcactccctggcactcccatctcTTCTGATTTACCAGAGAGTATTACTCAGCCCATTGTGAGATGCTCAGTCATCGACATGGGCAAATCTACTAAGCCAAAAACATTGGTGTGTGATGCCAGGGAAAGCATGTCTGCAATAGTGGATACCATCATAAAGGAGGTACatccagaggaagaaggggaggttgcattccaccctgatctaacagctgcaatagcaagactggaggagctcatatctcagggtaggattggtgctctctcacgtgatcttactcaccaagtcaaccgcatcatttctgagagcaacttgacccctctggttctgacagtggCGGCTGAAAAGAGTGCATCCGATACAGTCCTTACTgagctgaagaggaatgacaagaCGGTGGGGAAGCCCACAGCTTACAAGCTGGTTCAGCTTTTTGCAGAGGAGTCTGTGAAACGCCTCTTGCTTCCTAGCCTTGTGCCCTCTACAGcttcaatgagtttggctcagggaGTTAGTGTGCCGGCTAGCGTATCTGAAGATAGGATTTCATGGTCTTTTTCTACATCAGCATTTAGTGACACAGTCAGCCTGTTTACCAAAGTAATGGTAAGTCAGGTCATGGACTCTGTGGTTTCTGATGCACAAAGCAGAGGGTCATCTCCAACCGGAACTGTAACTGATATAGGCAGTCTACTGAGTGGTAAGTCCTACCCTCTGCCATCTTTCTCCgccatcagcatgacaacaagtgggacctccaatgctgcacAAGGCTTTGAGGCCAACATAGATGCTGAGGAAAGGGATACCATCAGTTGTTTCGGTGTACCTCAGAGCATTGTTTGTGATCAGAATTCAACCAGCCCGGATGTTGCCTCGCTTTCAACCCCATCCACTGACAACTTAGTCGGTGATGATGACTTCACcggcctcatcagcatgttagtggtgagacttctgtcaaaaatccaaacccaaactgatctgtacccaactgacgtcacacgcacgtcacaagacctgattccaaaagttatagctgccttctgtgcatggtcaggctgctctgagacccaagcttatcccaagaacctgaagagtcacaaagtatacagcaccgtctacaaacatctgttgaaggagtttggctcagagaaaatactccaactggccgtgtcgactcaggactcCACTTTCAATAGGATTCTTGTGAAGTCATTGAGCAAGGAGCTTCTCCACAGTTGTAACGAGGCATCAAGAGCAGCCTCAAGAACATCTTTCGAAGCCACCAGGCCAGAAGCTCTTCTCATGGCTGAAGATGTGAAGGCTACCAGAGGGAAGCTGTCTTTCCTACAAAGGCTTGCCAGACTGAAATTCAACTTAAAGGTACATCACACTTATTTAAGTTAACAATTGTGTCAATGTGAGTAAACAATGTTATTTAGAGAAAATGTAAAACCATCCATTAATTCCAAAACCATTTATAAATCTTGTTGTGCTGGTGTGTAAGATGTGATCGTTATTACCGTGAGATTGTTCTGCTGTGACAGttgttttgacatgtttttgttttagccattcatgatgggaaacaagaagaattcccgccattctgaatccaaagaccagactactgctgaagagatcatgtgtaagtccatacagcaggacatttactgtttgagatattggtgtacaaagctgctattgcaaaaatattaaaccctatatacagtacattatatattatcgatagtaatctcttatgtaaaatgatttatagtttccaaatctcaagattctggttctcatttatttgtgaaagtaataatgagttgaaactaagaatacaatataccatcatttctaaatgaaagtgcatgtcaactctctctcttctgtcgccCAACATAGTGGCACATCCTGCCACGTTTGGACTCCCAGAgggtcttccctccacctctcaacaggagaagcctcgcaaacgtccccttctaatcaggatgttttccaccatctccataggcctatccaagccattcaaacggttttcaaagcaagcttaatacaacaatttcctttaatacagtaatatttgcattgaattgatggcctttgtcttcttttgtgttgccctgttaacacatttgattagaaaatacatagtatatttagtttagtttattatgcagtcatagtcacggtgtaggctaaacaaactaatgttgtcctgaataatgtatagaacatgcacccccccccccccccccccccacccacacacacacacacacacacacacacacacacacacacacacacacacagtgtgattcattgagcacacacacatactacttcAGATATGtcccactgtcacaccctgaccatagtttgctttgtatgtttctatgttttggttggtcagggtgtgatctgagtgggcattctatgttggatgtcttgtttgtctatttctatgtctggcctgatatggttctcaatcagaggcaggtgttagtcattgtctctgattgggaaccatatttaggtagcctgggtttcactgtgtgtttgtgggtgattgttcctgtctctgtgtttgcaccagataggactgtttaggttttcacatttcattgttttgtagtttattcatgtatagttttcctttattaaacaaacatgaatcatcaccatgctgcgttttggtccgcctctccttcaccgcaagagaaccgttacagaatcacccaccacaacaggaccaagcggcgtggtaacgggcaacagctacagcagcgaaaagaggaatggacatgggaggaagaattggaaggtaaaggaccctgggcacagcctagagaatatcgccgccccaaagaagagctggaggcggcgaaggcggagaggcgctggtatgaggaggcagcacggcggcgtggatggaagcccgagagtcagccccaaaaatgtcttgggggggggggggggggcacacaggaagtgtggcgaagccaggtaggagacctgcgccaacttcctgtgtttACCGgttgggctggagagaccgggcaggcaccgtgttatgctgtgaagcgcacggtgtccccagtgcgggtgcatagcccggtgcggtacattccagctccgcgtatcggccgggctagagtgggcatcgagccaagtgccatgaagccggctctacgcatctggtctccagtgcgtctccttgggccggcttacatggcaccagccttgcgcacggtgtccccggttcgcctgcatagcccagtgcgggctattccacctcgccgcactggcagggcgaccgggaccattcaagcgggtaaggttgggcaggctcggtgctcaagagctccagtgcgcctgcacggtccggtctatctgtcaccacctccacgcaccagccctccggtggcagccccctgcaccaggctgtctctccggctcatccttacaggggctcccgcctgtccagcgctgccggagccttcctcctctccagcgctgtcggagtctccctcctctccagcgctgccagagccttcctcctctccagcgcagccggagtctcccgcctgttcggcgctacaagagctactcagtccagcgttgccggagccacccgtctgcccagcgccgcctgagccacctgtctgcccagcgccgccagtgccgccagtctgcaaggagccgccagtgccgccagtctgcaaggggcagccagtgccgccagtctgcaaggggcagccagtgccgccagtctgccaggggccgccagtgccgccagtctgccaggggccgccagtctgccaggggccgccagtctgccaggggccgccagtgccgccagtctgccaggggccgccagtgccgccagtctgccaggggccgccagtgccgccagtctgccaggggccgccagtgccgccagtctgccaggggccgccagtctgccaggtgccgccagtcagccaggtgccgccagtctgccaggggccgccagtctgccaggggccgccagtctgccagaggccgccaggggccgccagagcccctcagcccagaggcgccagagcccctcagcccagaggcgccagttaCACCGTTACAACCACAACCAACATTCAACCAGATATCAATGATtcagtgtaaaatacatgtactgtaaaataaaccgtatttaatttacaaccaataaaataatacatgatgcaggacactcagttataagggaattaactggtttaacttctcaaacagaaacacacacattttctgtggatcgcccatgtttacattttactgaatgccagtctgacctttgacctgtagATGACAAAGGTCTACTTTTGCTGCAGATCCACTTCTAAAGCTCAAACCTCTCTGGACAAGTAGCCAAAACATTTGTCCCTagtgagagagagtatgtgtgtgtggcaaacaagggaatattgcactacacttttatgatacagatacattttgcattcggtagcatagcacagctgtagttttttcaaatgccaaatgtacatgtagcatgcttctgcctACAGATGCTTTTCTGAGTGACTTGTGTTGTGAGAGAACCAGAATTCAAACATAAACTCCTGGATTACATTTTATAATATTGTCAGCTCTTTTTAGTAACATATGGTAGCATACATGTTTCACACGGTGGCAAGTCAAGCTAGTTAGTTACATGcaacaacattacattatatggTCAATGTTTGTGTGTATCCTCTTAGCTTTTACCTTTGACATCAGCAAGCGACGCACGGGCTGGTCCTGCAGACTCCCACGCCCATGGcccaggagaaggctgggggCCACCTGCTCACTCACGTCCCAGCCATCTCCTTTGAGACCGACTCTACTGTGGAGTGCACCTCCAAGAGGACTCCGGAAGAGAGGGAACGGGTGAAGGTTAAACTGGCCAACATGGCCTTGATGGGAAGGATCAAAAGTCTTGGCTGTGAAATGCCCATTATGTGTGATTGTCGAATTGATCATTTTCCACTTTTGAAACAACAATGGGAAAGACAGGGTTTATAGCAAAGGTTGCTCAGATTGGGCTTTTGGAAAAATTGGGAGAATGAAAGTGCACTCCTGATTCAGAGAGAAAGATCCAGCTTAATCATCCATACCATTgtttaaattacaataaaaaaacattcaaactgttcctgagtttcgaaagacagagaaaggaaaacatCATTATCTTCAGTCTGTTCACACCTGTTCACACAAGTCCTACTGTCCACAATCTCAGGGTTCTTCAATACAAACACACCTGTTTCAGAAAACCTGATCACTTTCACATTCGAACAATGTTTGTAGGATACTTTTCAATAACTCAATAAATGTAAGTGTTGAAACCATACATAGCTGGTAACTTGAGCTCGGCAGAGTAGTTTTGACCTGTGTCCAGATACAGTCATTTATGTTGTCTAAAGGCAATTGTCTCTTAtaacaatgttatttttctgaataatctaatttaattgactggtaggtagtcactaactatttgtagcatgtgttcctctgtttattgatatttacatggtgtgtatgtgttaagATGTTAAGTAATTAATGTTGATATTATCCAAAGGGTTTTTAACTGAAATGTTAAATGTTGGTGTCTCGATCTCAGACATTTACGCTCATATTTGTAAATAGTATTTCAAAAATGGCAGAATCAAACAGTATTGGAATAGTGACTTGTATTTTGCATCTAGAAGTGTAAGAATTTTAGAAGAATGCTATTTCATCAGTCAAATGTTGCACTGTTTGATAAGACAGGGTAAAGAAAACCTCTATTTTAATGAGTTTAGTTGTGAGTTTGACATTTTACCACCACTATAATACTATACGTTATCAAACAGGGTTGTGCTGAAAATCAAATGAACCACAGCCAAATTAATTATTTGCAACTAAGAGTAAGATTAAAAAAGACATGTATAACTTACTTTcttgataaaatacattctaaaatgTCAATATATGTGATTTCTGAGTATGTAGTGCACATATCTTTTTAAGGCCCAAAGCAgacgtttttatatcaatatcaaatcatttctgggtaacaattaagtaccttactgtaatagattacgatgaaaatggtcaaaaatgtattttttgcaaaaaaaaactttctcaagcaataattttgctaggactgtctgggagtggtcagtgtggaggggaaattaaaactagctgttattggcactctctttgtcgttggtctataaaccaatttacacatggtgatgtcgccatggaaagccaaaactctcgcccatgcaaacctgctgattagaacgTGAGAAACTCTCATTTCATGGCACTTCAATATCGAAGTtaatttttcgtagcaggttaggaaactgaggttaaggttaggaaaagggttagggttagtgaaaatgctctccaaaccttctacgaaaattactttgcattgaagtgctttgaaaagaatgtgtccctgctcaggtgttgcgtgcatcaaccaatggttgtgtgccaagtcatccattgtgtcatcgactgacagattgctataacatatgatgtggttagctgacacacaaaatacctatccaggcagtgtaagatctggcaagtgtcagcaaggcctgggcagaggaacatgctccgtattttcaaccagaactatcaggaagcaaccccgatcacatttttgtaaaacacatttacagtgttagtttcatcagctgttgtacaatatgaaatCAAATTATTTTGACTTCACAGGGCCTTTAAATGTAGGCAAACAAGTTTTCAGCATTCAAACTAATCTACCCAGacagattcagcaccatggacagtgaagATCAGAATACCTGCGATCTGACGATTAGAACAACAgtgctatttttttattttttttcaatttaaagttttattaaagttcttgtttttcaatcaaccaacaaaacacattccacattcacaggctttaaaaaaagaaaaagtcaaaaaataatattacatatgaaaaaataaaaatacaattaaaatgaatgataaagtcaaataaaagcatttattttccttggtgcacacgtactcaaaaacgaaattaaaataaaaacacacaaaaaaacatttaacacttgcagcagcactatcaaggttcttatcagctatttcaagcattcgctgagacgacgggccaataattcgtttttaggttttacagtaccttacacaacatgtatctgcgcatttccctagtcaccccgttcactctgtccagtttgaaatatagttgaatagtgaagaccagagtctatcaaacttgggctgtctcttgtggaggtcataagtgagcttttcaagaggaagaaagtcaacaatctggtcaatccacattttaaatgtaggaggggtattagaggcccacaatagaagaatacatttcttagcaaagtatgtaatagtcataagcaaattttctctgtcaggatcaagaacaaagtcctgctgggcattaagaagatagatacacggggtcatatcaaactgtacctctagtattttctgtgcagcagtatgtagattgccagaatctggcaatctccctacagctccaaaatacatgcatataggttccactttcagaggtacatcttttacagttaggagacatatctgttttcattctatggagtctcaaaggagtataataaaatttgtacaaaaatttgtaattagattctttcatttttacactggtagaggagcagtataccctgtcgcaaacctccgcccataactcatcactgatagtcagaccaaggtccttttcgcagattattttcaaaggagtaaaggaggagcttcctttctcagaaaggagtctatagatgtaagatattttgcctttaatggattgtgctgtgacaagaagggtttcaacttcattcaactgagttctaaacctcctcttggaggtaaatgaggaaatgACATGATTAATTTGGAAGATATTTGaaaaaatgggatcttggcacatcgaattcactgcagagctcttgaaaggatttcagtgtagtggttttctgatgaaataggtctgaaaaggtcctgattcctagagtatgccaaagattaaagttggcctccctcagggcttttggcaagtctgggttgcccactataggcgagtgagaacatatttgggaggaaatgcccaggtatttcttacagtccctccacgctagtagggtgctgtaaatcacaaaggttttggctatgttgcccacttcactaaagttattaatgaatatagttgagcttaagggcaatgaaccacaggattgggcttctatctgaatccacgttgactcttgtctgtttgtgatccatgttagcatgttgcggatttgggcagaccagtagtacaattgaagggagggaagggcaagaccacccttagattcaggtttcgatagagtggaaaacttgatcctaggttttttattgccccatataaatttggtgatgctttggttagttgttttgaaaaaggaaactgggagatagcatgggagcatctgaaataagtagttcagcctagggaggacgttcatacggattacattaattcttcctactaagctaattgggagggagatccaggtttggagatcgttcttgattcggtccaggagtggaagataattttccttaaaaaggctattcagatctggtgttatgaagatcccgaggtattgaaacccctgtgttttccattggaaaggacaaagtgtcttcatagagctggtgagtgtaatattgagagggcaggcagtggatttgttaaaattgatcgtataacctgaaaacttgccatactgagcaattgtgtctaaaatgagagggagggatttctcagggttggatatgtagagcaagacatcatccgcgtaaagcgaaatcttgtgctgcaggccgcctgcagaaacacccataatacttggattgctccttatcagctctgccagaggctccgcccccaaca is a window from the Oncorhynchus mykiss isolate Arlee unplaced genomic scaffold, USDA_OmykA_1.1 un_scaffold_390, whole genome shotgun sequence genome containing:
- the LOC118954555 gene encoding uncharacterized protein LOC118954555 — protein: MSQEKAGGHLLTHVPAISFETDSTVECTSKRTPEERERREGKEVVEEEPVATPKEEAKKGRKAKSKRSGKKSRKLGTDNDAVSRNKHLDRGSVIELLEKKAVQATFGPGNKDEMEYSYPILISFLRNLTDEQWQVIYKGLKNPMTKEQLAKLCKTIVTFIAQTTLKILLPALARVLGVKDFADDDTDSPKRGGSARSFAAFDQERLELIQEVRYLAKKMYKGGTGAQHLRSLTPSSKRYVPLKVFMYGFHQDHLSQC